CGAGCTTTGCCAGCATGCCCCAGAGCGCGGCCTCGGCCCGGTGGTCGCCGGCCTCCGCGGCGATCTCCAGCGCCTCCTGCGCCGCCTCCCCGGCCCGCTCAAGACGTCCGAGGGCCGTGTACGCCGCTGCGAGGTTGCGCAGCGCCGCAAGCTCCGTGCGCCTGTCGTCAACGCTGCGGCTCAGGGCAAGGGCCGCCTCGAACTTCAGGAGCGCAAGGGCGTACTCCCCCCGCGCCGCCGCGGCCACGCCCTCCACGTTGAGCTGCGAAGCCCTTTCGGACTGGGGCGGCCCCGGCACCGGCTCGGGCGCGGAAGCGCAGCCTGCCGCAGCGAGCAGCACCGCAAGCACCGCAGCCGTCCAGGCCGCCCTAACGCCCATGGCCCGCGAAGGAATCGAAGGGGATGAGCGAGGGCTCCTCGACCGGCGGCATCATGAGCCTTAGGGGCCAGCTCCTGCGCACCCCCTTTACGGCCTCCTTGCCCTCGGCCGCCGCCTCGTCCATGTTCACCAGTATCTCCCTTATGCGCGCGCTCTCGCCGGCCACCACATCGCTTATGCGTTTTATGTTGTCTATTACGGCCTCCACCTTGCGCTCCACCTCCGGCAGTCTTTCGACGACCCTGTCGGTCCGCCGCGCAACGGCCTTGACGCGCTCTATGACGGGGCCGAGCTCCTCGCTCGCCGACTCGACGTTGGCCACCACCCTGGAAACACTCTCCACGACCGGCGCGGCCTCCCTGTCTATCCTGTCGACCACGCCGCCCGCCTTGTCCACAATGGCCGTCGCCCCCTCGAAGGTCTTCCTTATCTCGGCCAGCGTCCGCGTCACCTCGGCGCGGATATCGAGGAGCTCGGAGGTCAGCAGCCTCATGTTCCTCACCGTGGTCTTCAGGTCGCCGTCGGGGTCGTTGGCGTAGTGGATTATGTCCTTCACCTCCACGAGCACGGGCTTGGCCCTGGCCACCAGCTCCTCGATCCCTCCGGCCTTCTCGAAGGGGATGAAGCCACCGTCGGGCAGGGGCTCGGCTCCGGCCTCTCCGACCGAGATCTCCACCACGGCCTCCCCTATGAAGCCCTCCTTGACGAGCGAGGCCATGGAGCCCCGTCGAATCCACTTGCGGTAACGCTTGTTGATCTCCAGCGTCACCCTCACCCTTGCGTCGTCGGCGAGCTCCAGCTCCTTTACGCGCCCCACCCTGAAGCCCGAGAGCTTTACCGGCATGCCCTCGATGAGGCCCGTGCCGGACTCGGCGATGAAGTGGATGCGGAACTTCTTGGTGAAGACGTCGCGCTCGACGCCGATGAGGACGATCACGGCGACGATGCCGGCCATGGTCAGCAGCACGAGCAGCCCGACCTTCGTCTCCAGGTGCCTGAACCTCGGGTCCCTGTCCTCCAACTCGCTCATATCCCGAAATCGTCCGGCCCTCCGGCGCCTCTACGCCTCCTCTAACCTTCCGCCCGAAACCCTGATGAGCCGCGTCGGCCCGATAAGCTTGAGCTCGGCCGGACTCCCGGTGAAGAAGACCATCAGGGCCGAAGGATCGAGACCGTGAATACGCCTGGTCACCTCGACCACCCCGGCCGCCTCCCTGTCGAAGAGGCCGTAGGTGATCCTCTCGAAGATGTAGACGGGGGGACGCGCCGCCGCGGCCCTGGCGATCATGACGACCCGCCTCGTGAACGTCGACAGCGGCCCCGGCAGGTCCCAGAGCCCGCCCCTGTAGCCCGCCACGTCCAGAAGCTCCCGCGCCCTGGACAGGGCCTCGGCGGCGGGGACTTCGGGAAAGTGGTGGAGCAGCGGGAGGGCCACGTTCTCGATCACCTTGAGGTTGCTTATGAGCGCCGTGTCAGCGAGGACGACGCCGAGTCTGCTGCGCAGGGCCGAAAGCCCTCTGTCGTCGAGGGCCTGGAGGTCCTCGCCGAGCACCCTGACGCTGCCCTCCTCGGGCCGCACAAGGCCGATGAGCACCCTTGCGAGCGCGCCCTTGCCGCTGCCGGCGGGGCCGGCTATAACCACCCGCCCGCCGCCATCGAGTGAGAGATCGGCGCCGTCGAATAGCAGCCTGCCGTCCTGGCGAAGCCTCAACCCCTCTATCTCGATGAGCGCAGCCACCGGCCCCCTCAGAACAGGACGAGCGTGACGGCGGCGTTGACGACGAAGACGAGCTCGAGGCTCGTGATCACGGCCCTCGTCGTCTGCTGGGGGATACGCGTTATGGACCCCGACACCTCGAGACCGCTGTAGGTGCAGACGGCGCCGATGATGAGCCCGAAGACGGCGCTCTTGAGCAGCGTCACACCGACGTCGAGAAAGTCCATGGCCTCGAGAACGCTCCTTGCGTAGACCGTGAAGGATATCCTCTTCTCGAAGCCCGCCAGGAGGAAGCCGCCGAGCACGGCCACGACCTCGAAATAGAAGGTCAGCACCACTACGCCGAGGGCCGTGCCCGCCACCCTCGGCGCCACCAGGTAGCCGTGCGGGTCTATGCCCATCACCTCGAGGGACGATACCTCCCGCGACATCTTCATGGAGCCGAGCTCCGAGGCCATGGCCGTGCCGCTCCGGGCTATGACGATGACGGCCGAAAAGAGGGGGCCGAGCTCCCTGATCACCACAAGGACGAGTATCTCGCCTATGAGAAGCTCTTCGCCGAGCTTGGGCAGGATATCGAACGACTCGGTTACGATTATGAGCCCGATGATGAGCGCTATCCAGAAGATGATGGAGAGGGCCTCGAAGACGGTGAAGTATATCTGGCGCATGAAGACCGTCTTCGACGCCCTGGATCGCAGCGCGCCCCCCGAGAGTACGAGGACCAGCGACGAGGCCGTGAGGGAGGCCACGTCTTTGACCACCGCGACCTTATCGATCACCACCCTGCCAAGACGGTCGACAATGCCCATGGGCGGCGGCCTCCGGCCTCTCCCGGCGCTCCTCCCCTAAAAGCCCGCGCGCAGCGCCACGAACGGGCCCTGGAAGGCTATGTCGAACTCGTCGTCGCCCTGGTTGCTGCTGACGATGAGATAGCGGTAGCCCCCCGCTATGGTGATGAAAGGCAGCGGCGAGACGTTCACCCCGGCCTCGGCGTCTACGGCGTAGCCGTAGCTTCCCATTGTAAAGGCCGTTATCTCGCCCTCGAGCTTGGCGAGCAGGGGAAGCCCCACCTGGGCCGTAACTCCAACGGCCGGCAGGATGAGCATGTACGACTCGGACCTGCCGTTGGTCGCCGCACTTACGGCCGTGTCGATGTCGAAGTACTTGACCTCGAAGATGACGCCCAGGCGGTTGCCGAGCGTGTCCACCAGGTCGTACTCGTAGCCGAGCCTGTGGTAGACGACGTCGAGCTCCGAGGTGACGGCCGTGTTGCTGAGGTAGGTCACGCCGTTGTAGGTGATGTCGGCGTTGAGGGTCTTGCCTCCGTCCCAGCTCATGGGCATGTAGGCGTAGCGGAGCTTGTGGTTTTTGAGGAGCCCCACTTCGACCCTTCCCTCGAAGAAGTTCTCCTGGTCGTCCATGCCCAGGTCTTCGGCGAGGTCGAGGTAGCTGCCGCGGCTGCCGCCGCCGCTTACGTTCATGTCGGCTCCCAGTCCCACGAGCCAGTACCTGCCCTCCACCTTCAGAAAGGCCGACGCATCGGTAGCGCCGAGCGCGAGGACGGAGAGCGCCGCAACCGCGATAATGGTATATCTCTTCAAGAGTCTCTCCTCACATTAGTCATTGCGGCCGGCGCAGGACCGCCGGCCTGAACCGCCTCGACAGGCCGCAGCGACGAGGGGCCGCCGGAAGAGACGGCGGCGCCCCGCCTTGTGGGAGGCGGGGCGCTCAGGCCGCCCGCTTCAGGCTATACTGTTACGGAAGCTCCGCCTCCTGCACAGCGGTTCGTCCATCGCCCCACGGACCGGGGAGGCTACGGCCTGTCGGAGGGCAGGGGAAGCCCTGAGGCCGCCGCCCCAGCAAGGTCAGCCCCCTCGGCCGCCCCTGGTCAGCCCCCTCGGCCGCCCCTGGTCAGCCCCCTCGGCCGCCCCTTCAGCGAAGGACGAAGACCACCTTCGCCCCTTCGAGAAAGTTGGTCTTCTGGTTGGCGGAGAATATGACCCCGGCATCGCCGCCCGAGACCTTGACGTCCGTGCCCTTGACCACTCCGACGGCCTCGACGACAAGGGGGTTCTTCGCTCCCCGCTCGCCGAGCAGGGCCTTGGCCTTGCCCACGTCGTTGGTATACTCGCCGGCGCCCCGTTCGATGAGTATCTCCTGTGCCACCTTCGTGGGGTCGTAGAGTATGTCGCCGTTCTCGGCGAGCACGCGGTTTATGAGGGCCGGTTTGAAGCGGTGCTTGGTGATGTCCAGTATGAGGCCGTCGTAGTTCGGCGCCGAGGGAGGCGCCGGCGCGGCCGGAGCGGCCGGCGTGTAGACCGGGGCCGACGGCGGAGGCAGGGTTGGGAGTATGCGTGGCATGAGCTGGCCCAGCAGGCCCCCGGGCCCCTTCATGGGCACCGACACGTAGACGGCCGCCATCTCGGCCGCCGGGTCGTAGACCTCGTAGACCACTTGGGCGCCCTTGACCACCCCCTGGACCGTGGCCTTTATCGTGTCGGACTGGGCCGCCGCGTCGACGACCATGGTCTCGCCGTATATGGCCACGCCGTTGAGTATCTCGGCGAGTTCACGAAGAGCGACGACCTTGGCCGCGCGTTTTGCGAGGATGGCCTTCTGCGCCGGCGAGAGCGGCCTGTCGGCCGGCGCGGCGCCCTCGCCCTTGACCGTTATGACTCCGGCCATGAAGGCCTGGGCCGGGTCGGTCACGAGCGCCGGGGGGCCGCCTCCCATCTGGGCGAAGGCCGAAGCGGAGGTGACGGCGAGAAAGAGACCGACCAGCAGGGATATAGTCCGTTTCATATAACGCCTCCTTGAACTGTCGTTGCGGGACGCGACGTGCGCGGTCCGTCAGTATATGTTCATTCTCTGTCGCAGGACCCTTATGGCCAGGATGGCCTCGGCGCCGTCGACGTAGTCGTCGGGCCTGAACTCGCCGGAGAGCTCGGTCTCCATGATACTGCGGGTGGTCATGTTCATGACGGCGTTGTACCAGGCGGCCGAGGCCGGCACGTCGGGGTAGGGCGAGCGGTCGTGGCCGAAGAACGCCGTGGCCAGGCTCTCGTCGCCGGTCAGCTTTATGAGAACGTCCTCGAGCACGAAGGCCAGCTCCTTTCGTGTTATGGGCCGGTCGGGCTTGAAGAGGTTGGCCTTGGTGACCGGGTCGTACTGCGGCTCCAGCCCCCGCACACCCCACTTCATGAGGGTCAGTATCTCTTCCTTGAAGTGATGGTTCAGCACGTCGGCGGGGATGAAGTCGGCCTTGAGCCGGGCCGTCTCGCTCTTTACGGGGATGCGGCCCGCAAAGAGCTTGTCGATCTTCATCTCGTCGACGAGCAGCGCCGCCATGTCTCCCCGCGCGACCTCCTCCTTGAGGGCTATCTCCTTGCCCACGTCACCGAGCGTTATGCCGGCCATGGCGCGAACGATCTTGTCGACCCGCTTCCATCCCTTGTCGGCCTTGGCGTTCCACTTGCCCTCGCGCTTCATGGAAAGGACCTCGCCGAACATGTCGCGGGCCTTCTGGAACTCGCGGCCCTCGAGATAGGCTACACCCATGAAGTACGGCGCGGCCTCGCGGCCGTCGTAGTAGACGAGCCTGCGCTCGTCGACCTTGAGTTTCATGGCCTTCCTGTAGCTCTTGACGGCGTAGTCGAGCCAGTCGTCGGTCTTCAGCTCCGTGTAGACGCGCAGCGAGGCGAGCCAGTACTGGAACTGGTCCTCCGGTGACTCCGAGCGCTTCCACGAGAGCTTGAGATGCTCGAAGGCCTTGTCGCTGTCGACCTGCCTGTAGGCGGGGTCGCGCTTGTCTCCGGCCTTCAGGGCGTAAACGATGGCCAGGCCCGCGTGGGCGGGACCGAACTTCTCGTCGCAATAGACGGCCCTGTTGAACTTGCCGGCCGCCTCGTCGAGCTTGCCGTCGTCGATGAGTTCCATGCCGCGCAGATAGTGGTGCTGGGGGTTGTCCTCGGGGCTCGTGCATCGCGGCGTGGGCTTTGCGCACCCCGCGACCGTCATGATGAGAACCGCCAGCAGAAGCGACAGGTATCCAACCCTTTTCATGGCCACCTCCTATTTGATTTCCTTCACCACGTCGCCGACCTTGAAGCCCACGCCGCTCTTGACGGTCGCCTCGGATACGCGCTCCCCCTGGTGCGCCGTGAGCACTATCTCGCCTATGCGCTTTTCGCGCCTTCCGATGACGCGGCCCGTCTCTGGATCGACGAGCTCCTCGCCCGGTCTGTATACGGCGAGCACCGTGCCGGGAGCGAGCCTGCTCCTGGTGCCGGCCCTGATGAGGATGGTGTCGCCGTCGACGAGCACGATGCTCGTGCGGAAGGGCTGGGCGTTGAGCTTTTTGATCATGCTCGCCATGGCCTTGGTGAGCGCGTCGCGCAGCGCCCCTTCACGGAGCCCCGTGTCGTAGGTGGACCTCGACCCCAGGCCGAGCACCCCGCCCGTCTTCTTGCGGTACTCGCCAGCGCCGGACTCGGCAAGGAGCGTCCTGCCGGTGGCGACGTCCACGAGGGCGTAGTCGACCTGGACGCGGGCCACCTGCGTCTTGGACTGGGCCACCAGGATGTCGGAGCCTTCCTCGAGTTCCGAGTAGGCGGTGACGGCGCCCGATATCCTGTAATCGATGGACATGTAGCCCTCGGCGGCGTCCTTCTTGCCCACCTTCACGGCGCCGCTTTGCTGGAGCTCGATGAGGCGCTCCTGCTGGCGCATCTCCTCGTCGGTGAGGACGATGGGCTCAAGGCCCGACTTCTTCACGATGGTGCGCAGTATCTCGGTCGCCGCCTCGCCCACGCCGAGCACCCTGCTCGGCGTCTTGTTCTCGAAGGTCAGTATGGCTACGGTGTACTGCGGCCCCCTGTACTGAGCTCCCAGTTCCTCGAGCTCCTGGCGCTGTCCCGTGAGCGAGACGTCTTCCTTGACGGCACCGGTGGTCGTGGGCGCGCATCCGGCGGCGAGAAGAAGCGCCGCAAGCACCACAGCTCCGTACGAAGCTCCCAACAAGTAAGACCTTACGGACATCATGTTACCTCCTTATGGTACCTCCTTTTCCATCGCGGAAACTCTCAGTCCACGCAGCCGGCGGAGACTTTATTTTGCCGGGGTCTCGCGGCCCGCGCCGTCAACGCTCGTCGCGCTCCCGGACCTCGCGCTCGCGGCGCTCTCCGCCCCCCTCGTCTTCTCTCTCCTCCCACATGCGGCCCAGGCTCACCTTCTCGTAGCCGGCCGGCACGACGAAGAGGTCCTCGTCCGGGCTGCCGAGCTTCACCTCCCCGGCCTCGGTGACTATCCTCGCATCGTCGTTCTCAAACTCCGTCCTCACGATAAAGCCGTCAAGGTCCACGGCCTCCCAGACGGTGCCGGTCTCCACGCGGCCGTCGGAGTAACGGACGGTCACCCTGTACTTCCTGCAGCGGCGGCCGGCCACACTCTCCTCGCCGAGGAACTCCTTGTCCTCGGCGGGGGCCCCCTCGTCCTCGGCCTCCATGACGTCTTCGATGTACATGCGCCGGTCGTGGAGGATGGAGTAGGACCTGCGCCCGTCAACGTCGAAGATGAACGACATGCCGCCGATCGGGGGCATCTCCCCGCCGGTCGCCTCCAGCAGGTCCACGCGCAGCCTTCCGCCCCTCTTGGCCACCTTCATGGTCGTCTTCGTCGTCCCGCCGCCGCGCTTGCGGACGGCGGTGGAGGTGATGACGGCGCTGAAGTCGCGCTCTTCGAGGAAGTAGAGGGGCGCCACGTCGGGCTCCGGCACGGCCTCCAAGTCCATGTCAATCGCCGGGGGCTCCAGGGCCGGCTCCTCCGGGGGTTCGGCGCTCGCCACGTAGGCCGCGCCGCCGCGGCCCGCCGGGAAGTCAGCGAAGACGAAGTCGAGCATGCGGGAAGTCTCGGCCGCGAGGTGCATGCCGGCGGCCTTGGTGATGAGCTTCTCGCCGAGGCTCATGATGGCCGCGTCCCTTACGCTCTCTTCCCGGTGGTAGCGCACGTCCCACTCCGTAAGCCCCGGTATCTCGGATATGCCCTCGATGGAGCGGAAGGGCTCCATGCCCTCGCGGGCGTCCTTCACCTCGGCGGCCACGGCCACGCCGTCGCCTATGAGCCCGCCGCTTGTAAGGATGCTCTTCACGCCGTGCCCCCTCGCCCAGAGCGTCCTGCCCGAGCGGGCGTGGACGAGCCTGAAGCCCGCCCGGACCTTCTTGACGTTGTAGACGCCCGTCGTCACGTCGTCGAAGTTGAGGAGATAGCCGTAGACGACGCCGTCGACGCCGAGCTCCTCGCCGAGCTTTCGGGGCGTGGTCATGTCGAGCTGGGCGCCGAGGGTTATACCCATGCGGTCGCGCAGGATGCGGTCCGTCTCGTCGAGGGGCAGGACCCTGTAATGGCGTCCCTCGAGCCTCTTGGCGAAGGCCTCCCTCAGCCTGGCTGGCGCGTCCACGTCGTTTGTGGCGTTGTAGATGGGCAGCAGCGCCACCGTGTAGACCGGGTTGGACGGGTCCGGCGCTATGGAAGGCGCGGGCACACAACCGTAGTTCAGCAGGAGAAGCACCACGACAAAGACGGCGCCGAGGGGAAACCTCTTCATCATCAAAGACCTCCTTGCATATCCACCTCATCCGCCGGGGCCGCCGTCCCAGCCGCACCCCGGCCGGCGTCTACCTGCCCACGACGAGCTCTATGGTGCTCTGTGTGGCCTTGACTATGCTCAGCGGGAAGCCGAGCTTCGCCGAGGCTATGGCGTCGGCCATCTGCTGGGCCGTGGAGTCGGCCTCCACGTCGAGCTCCGCCTCGCCGCCCTCGAAGCTGCGCTGGTAGACGGCCTTGACGCCCCGCACGCGGCCCCGGAGCATGTCCTTTACGGCCGTGAGCTGGCCGTAGTCGGCAAGCCCCCTGATCTTTATCCTCACCGTCATGGCGCCGCCGGTCCACTTGGCGATTATCTGCTCCATGAGTCTTTCGCCGGCCTGGGCCGCCGCCTTTGCTATGGCCTGGCTCCCGCCGGAGACGGGCGAGATGTGGCGGGCCACGCCGTGGCCGCTGGCCGAGCCGAGCACGGCCCCGTCGCCCACGCGCACCGCCTGGAGCGTCATGTCGGCGAGATAGGGGGCCACGCGGCTGCCCGGCGTCCTCGGACCCTCGCGGGCGACGACCTTGCCCGTCACCACCACCTCGGCGCCGAGCCTGCCGCCTATGGTCCTGGCGCCGTCGGCCGTCAGGTCGGCGACCCTGAAGGCGTTCGATATCTCGAAGGCGCCGGTCGTGCCCGATATGTCGACGACGTTGAAGCCCTTGGAGAGGAAGGCCTCCTTCAGGGCCGTCTCGCCGGCGAGCATCGAGTAGGTCTCGCCGTGGAATTCGCTGGTGCCCCACCACTTCCACCAGAAGACGTAGTAGCTGT
The nucleotide sequence above comes from Deltaproteobacteria bacterium. Encoded proteins:
- a CDS encoding ATP-binding cassette domain-containing protein yields the protein MHLQRSRGVGVHNAYPPADDEGRDHEPRARLRRQRRRHARPVLRGPVAALIEIEGLRLRQDGRLLFDGADLSLDGGGRVVIAGPAGSGKGALARVLIGLVRPEEGSVRVLGEDLQALDDRGLSALRSRLGVVLADTALISNLKVIENVALPLLHHFPEVPAAEALSRARELLDVAGYRGGLWDLPGPLSTFTRRVVMIARAAAARPPVYIFERITYGLFDREAAGVVEVTRRIHGLDPSALMVFFTGSPAELKLIGPTRLIRVSGGRLEEA
- a CDS encoding MCE family protein; the encoded protein is MSELEDRDPRFRHLETKVGLLVLLTMAGIVAVIVLIGVERDVFTKKFRIHFIAESGTGLIEGMPVKLSGFRVGRVKELELADDARVRVTLEINKRYRKWIRRGSMASLVKEGFIGEAVVEISVGEAGAEPLPDGGFIPFEKAGGIEELVARAKPVLVEVKDIIHYANDPDGDLKTTVRNMRLLTSELLDIRAEVTRTLAEIRKTFEGATAIVDKAGGVVDRIDREAAPVVESVSRVVANVESASEELGPVIERVKAVARRTDRVVERLPEVERKVEAVIDNIKRISDVVAGESARIREILVNMDEAAAEGKEAVKGVRRSWPLRLMMPPVEEPSLIPFDSFAGHGR
- a CDS encoding ABC transporter permease, whose product is MGIVDRLGRVVIDKVAVVKDVASLTASSLVLVLSGGALRSRASKTVFMRQIYFTVFEALSIIFWIALIIGLIIVTESFDILPKLGEELLIGEILVLVVIRELGPLFSAVIVIARSGTAMASELGSMKMSREVSSLEVMGIDPHGYLVAPRVAGTALGVVVLTFYFEVVAVLGGFLLAGFEKRISFTVYARSVLEAMDFLDVGVTLLKSAVFGLIIGAVCTYSGLEVSGSITRIPQQTTRAVITSLELVFVVNAAVTLVLF
- a CDS encoding S-layer homology domain-containing protein, with translation MKRVGYLSLLLAVLIMTVAGCAKPTPRCTSPEDNPQHHYLRGMELIDDGKLDEAAGKFNRAVYCDEKFGPAHAGLAIVYALKAGDKRDPAYRQVDSDKAFEHLKLSWKRSESPEDQFQYWLASLRVYTELKTDDWLDYAVKSYRKAMKLKVDERRLVYYDGREAAPYFMGVAYLEGREFQKARDMFGEVLSMKREGKWNAKADKGWKRVDKIVRAMAGITLGDVGKEIALKEEVARGDMAALLVDEMKIDKLFAGRIPVKSETARLKADFIPADVLNHHFKEEILTLMKWGVRGLEPQYDPVTKANLFKPDRPITRKELAFVLEDVLIKLTGDESLATAFFGHDRSPYPDVPASAAWYNAVMNMTTRSIMETELSGEFRPDDYVDGAEAILAIRVLRQRMNIY